A portion of the Oreochromis niloticus isolate F11D_XX linkage group LG10, O_niloticus_UMD_NMBU, whole genome shotgun sequence genome contains these proteins:
- the rnf14 gene encoding E3 ubiquitin-protein ligase RNF14 isoform X1, whose translation MSEDKEAQEDELLALASIYDEEEFHRAESAQGGEIQLCLELPPDFKVVVKGENKTEYNVSFLPPLVVNFEIPADYPSTSPPLFTLSCKWMTRAQMSSLCRRLDELWEENQGCVILFTWIQFLKEEALGFLGIQSPLEIIRGGSKAAMVQFGGHPEKAEEKKKELMNSKSEQKFSSSSQLDPRTVLLMDPRADLLPQLLDFDEAQRQRVFDSRVFCCGICFVEKLGSNCLCFKECQHVYCKACMTEYFQIQIRDGNVQCLNCPEPKCTSLATPSQVKQLVDAELFARYDRLLLQSSLDLMADVVYCPRQSCGTAVMMEPDTTMGICSACQYAFCTLCKLGYHGVSHCKIRAEELRNLRDEYLSATASGQKFMEQRYGKRVIQKAVEESFSRDWLSENCKCCPRCGTNIQKVDGCNKMTCTSCKQYFCWLCLGVLSKVNPYSHFNNPHSPCYNQLFLGVDPDEDDDAFWSDEED comes from the exons ATGTCTGAGGACAAGGAAGCCCAGGAGGATGAGCTGCTTGCTTTAGCAAGTATCTACGATGAAGAGGAGTTTCACCGGGCAGAGTCTGCACAGGGGGGAGAGATCCAGCTCTGTCTGGAGCTCCCACCAGATTTCAAAGTGGTAGTCAAAG GagagaataaaactgaatataatGTCTCCTTCCTACCTCCTTTGGTGGTCAACTTTGAGATTCCTGCAGACTATCCCTCTACATCCCCACcactcttcactctcagctgtAAATGGATGACCAGAGCACAG ATGAGCTCTCTATGCCGACGACTGGATGAGCTGTGGGAGGAGAATCAGGGCTGTGTGATTCTTTTCACATGGATCCAGTTCCTCAAAGAAGAGGCTCTGGGCTTTCTGGGTATCCAGTCGCCTCTTGAAATCATAAGGGGAGGAAGTAAAGCAG CTATGGTGCAGTTTGGGGGCCATCctgaaaaagcagaagaaaagaaaaaagaattgaTGAATTCCAAGTCTGAACAGAAGTTTTCATCGTCTTCTCAGCTGGACCCGAGGACTGTCCTTTTGATGGACCCGCGTGCCGACCTTCTACCTCAGCTCCTAGACTTTGACGAGGCGCAGCGGCAGAGGGTGTTCGACAGCAGAGTGTTCTGCTGTGGAATCTGCTTTGTAGAGAAGCTGGGCTCAAACTGTCTCTGCTTTAAGGAGTGCCAACATGTATACTGCAAGGCCTGCATGACTGAATACTTCCAGATCCAAATACGGGATGGCAATGTTCAGTGCCTTAACTGCCCGGAGCCCAAATGTACCTCTTTAGCCACACCGTCACAG GTGAAACAGCTCGTGGATGCGGAGCTGTTTGCCAGATATGACCGTTTGCTCCTTCAGTCCAGTTTGGACCTTATGGCTGATGTGGTTTACTGTCCCCGTCAGTCCTGTGGCACCGCTGTAATGATGGAGCCAGACACAACCATGGGCATTTGCTCAGCATGCCAGTATGCTTTTTGCACACTGTGCAAGCTCGGGTATCACGGTGTCTCCCACTGTAAAATTCGTGCAG aGGAACTGCGTAACCTGAGAGACGAGTACCTGTCGGCTACTGCTTCGGGGCAAAAGTTCATGGAGCAACGCTATGGGAAAAGGGTGATCCAGAAAGCAGTTGAGGAGTCCTTTAGCAGAGACTGGCTCAGTGAGAACTGCAAATGCTGCCCGCGCTGTGGAACCAATATACAG AAAGTTGATGGCTGTAACAAGATGACCTGCACCTCTTGTAAGCAGTACTTCTGTTGGCTATGCCTGGGCGTCCTCAGCAAAGTCAACCCATACAGTCACTTTAACAACCCACATTCACCTTGTTACAACCA GCTTTTTCTCGGTGTGGAtcctgatgaagatgatgatgccTTCTGGAGTGATGAGGAGGACTGA
- the endou2 gene encoding uridylate-specific endoribonuclease B, which produces MIESDRELSAMVQELWDNDINRLKPGKDYRISLQGKAGDSMNINDNNDGAGYPLFTFVDENIFKKETFLAFISLLDNYESDTGEPEIVTPEEVAENHKFLDSIVQTPTMKIAHKYLVKKHLSPEDETEFKKQLYRIWFELYARRGSSRPDSSGFEHVFVGETRGGRTVIGFHNWIQLYLQEKLGHIDYKGYSVNANSPQPDENKHILALQFSWKNGIKPKGSIFIGVSPEFEFALYTLCFLTSPNERVKVQFSFYDVEIVCHHYNQKHIGTTYPVLLRYLNPR; this is translated from the exons ATGATTGAGAGTGATAGAGAGCTGTCAGCCATGGTGCAGGAGCTATGGGACAATGATATCAACAGACTTAAGCCTGGAAAAGACTACAGGATCTCCCTTCAG GGAAAAGCTGGAGACAGCATGAACATCAATGACAACAATGACGGGGCGGGATATCCACTGTTTACCTTTGTCGATGAGAACATTTTCAAAAAGGAGACTTTTTTAG CCTTTATCTCCCTGCTGGACAACTATGAGAGTGACACCGGTGAGCCAGAAATTGTAACTCCTGAGGAAGTGGCAGAGAACCACAAGTTCCTGGACTCCATCGTTCAGACTCCCACCATGAAG ATAGCCCATAAATACCTGGTCAAGAAGCACCTTTCGCCTGAGGATGAGACAGAATTCAAGAAGCAGCTGTACAGGATCTGGTTTGAACTTTATGCGAGGAGAGGATCCAGCAG GCCAGACTCTTCGGGCTTTGAACACGTGTTTGTTGGAGAGACGAGAGGGGGGAGGACTGTTATTGGTTTTCACAACTGGATCCAGCTATACTTACAAGAGAAGCTGGGCCATATTGATTACAAAGGCTACAGTGTCAATGCAAATTCACCCCAG CCTGATGAGAACAAACACATCCTGGCGCTACAGTTTAGCTGGAAGAATGGTATAAAGCCCAAGGGCAGCATCTTCATCGGAGTCAGTCCCGAGTTCGAGTTCGCCCTCTACACTCTCTGTTTCCTCACCTCGCCTAATGAACGCGTCAAAGTCCAGTTCAGTTTCTACGACGTGGAGATTGTTTGCCACCACTACAACCAGAAGCATATAGGTACCACCTATCCTGTGCTCCTCAGGTACCTGAACCCTCGGTAA
- the rnf14 gene encoding E3 ubiquitin-protein ligase RNF14 isoform X2, whose translation MSEDKEAQEDELLALASIYDEEEFHRAESAQGGEIQLCLELPPDFKVVVKDYPSTSPPLFTLSCKWMTRAQMSSLCRRLDELWEENQGCVILFTWIQFLKEEALGFLGIQSPLEIIRGGSKAAMVQFGGHPEKAEEKKKELMNSKSEQKFSSSSQLDPRTVLLMDPRADLLPQLLDFDEAQRQRVFDSRVFCCGICFVEKLGSNCLCFKECQHVYCKACMTEYFQIQIRDGNVQCLNCPEPKCTSLATPSQVKQLVDAELFARYDRLLLQSSLDLMADVVYCPRQSCGTAVMMEPDTTMGICSACQYAFCTLCKLGYHGVSHCKIRAEELRNLRDEYLSATASGQKFMEQRYGKRVIQKAVEESFSRDWLSENCKCCPRCGTNIQKVDGCNKMTCTSCKQYFCWLCLGVLSKVNPYSHFNNPHSPCYNQLFLGVDPDEDDDAFWSDEED comes from the exons ATGTCTGAGGACAAGGAAGCCCAGGAGGATGAGCTGCTTGCTTTAGCAAGTATCTACGATGAAGAGGAGTTTCACCGGGCAGAGTCTGCACAGGGGGGAGAGATCCAGCTCTGTCTGGAGCTCCCACCAGATTTCAAAGTGGTAGTCAAAG ACTATCCCTCTACATCCCCACcactcttcactctcagctgtAAATGGATGACCAGAGCACAG ATGAGCTCTCTATGCCGACGACTGGATGAGCTGTGGGAGGAGAATCAGGGCTGTGTGATTCTTTTCACATGGATCCAGTTCCTCAAAGAAGAGGCTCTGGGCTTTCTGGGTATCCAGTCGCCTCTTGAAATCATAAGGGGAGGAAGTAAAGCAG CTATGGTGCAGTTTGGGGGCCATCctgaaaaagcagaagaaaagaaaaaagaattgaTGAATTCCAAGTCTGAACAGAAGTTTTCATCGTCTTCTCAGCTGGACCCGAGGACTGTCCTTTTGATGGACCCGCGTGCCGACCTTCTACCTCAGCTCCTAGACTTTGACGAGGCGCAGCGGCAGAGGGTGTTCGACAGCAGAGTGTTCTGCTGTGGAATCTGCTTTGTAGAGAAGCTGGGCTCAAACTGTCTCTGCTTTAAGGAGTGCCAACATGTATACTGCAAGGCCTGCATGACTGAATACTTCCAGATCCAAATACGGGATGGCAATGTTCAGTGCCTTAACTGCCCGGAGCCCAAATGTACCTCTTTAGCCACACCGTCACAG GTGAAACAGCTCGTGGATGCGGAGCTGTTTGCCAGATATGACCGTTTGCTCCTTCAGTCCAGTTTGGACCTTATGGCTGATGTGGTTTACTGTCCCCGTCAGTCCTGTGGCACCGCTGTAATGATGGAGCCAGACACAACCATGGGCATTTGCTCAGCATGCCAGTATGCTTTTTGCACACTGTGCAAGCTCGGGTATCACGGTGTCTCCCACTGTAAAATTCGTGCAG aGGAACTGCGTAACCTGAGAGACGAGTACCTGTCGGCTACTGCTTCGGGGCAAAAGTTCATGGAGCAACGCTATGGGAAAAGGGTGATCCAGAAAGCAGTTGAGGAGTCCTTTAGCAGAGACTGGCTCAGTGAGAACTGCAAATGCTGCCCGCGCTGTGGAACCAATATACAG AAAGTTGATGGCTGTAACAAGATGACCTGCACCTCTTGTAAGCAGTACTTCTGTTGGCTATGCCTGGGCGTCCTCAGCAAAGTCAACCCATACAGTCACTTTAACAACCCACATTCACCTTGTTACAACCA GCTTTTTCTCGGTGTGGAtcctgatgaagatgatgatgccTTCTGGAGTGATGAGGAGGACTGA